One Carettochelys insculpta isolate YL-2023 chromosome 1, ASM3395843v1, whole genome shotgun sequence genomic window, TAGCCAGTTTTGCTCAGTCAGCTATTCCTTGGAGGCACTTAAAATAGATTTTTAGCACAGAAGGGTCTTTTAACCGAAAAGAGTTTATTTGCTGTGCAAAAGGGAAATCTGCTGAGGGTCAGGGACTGGTGCACACTTGGGGGGTTCGGTCCTTTGTGGAATTGACTGTTGTCAGTTCATGACTGGCTATTCACAGCATTCCTGGAACTGCTGCTGGGTGCTTCCCCGCCTGCGTATAGCTGAGTAAGTGGAAGACCTAGAGAAGATTGCAGCTTCCTACAGTCTCGCAGGTGAGAGGGGCCCATGCTGGCATGCCAGAAGGCTCAGCTGTACCCCAGTTTCAGGTGCATCCGGGAGATGTGCATCACACCCGACCCGGTCTGCTGAATCGTGAGTCCATCTCCATATTTTCATTCACTCCGTCACTGACAGAGAGACTGTAGCTAGGCAAGGTAATGAAGACAGCTGGGCTCTGTCTGTCAATCTCCGAGTGACCCTGGACAAGACAAGTCTCCCTGTACCTCACTTTACAGGCTGTGTTATGGGGATATTTTCAGTGACTTGTTTGCTAGGTTTTGTGAAGATCCTTGCATTAAAGATGTAGCCCAGTATAATGATAGTTACTGATGAGAATCACTAATCTCTGCTTCCAAAGTGACATTTCTCTGTGTCTGCCAGCAGAGATCCAGGCTCACCACAGTCATCTGTCTCCAGACACCTCTGCCTATTATCTGCACATCTAAACTGAATGTGTACAGGGCATCAGACCCTGTGGAGACCAAGGGATTGTCCCTCGTTTTCTTCCTAATCAACTATAATATTTAAATGCTAAGAAATACCCAGAGCAGCCAATTTCTCTCTAACACAGCACAAAACCCTTTGGGAAGGTCCTTTAATTGATGTTTACTCCTAAAGCACATGAGAATAGACAATCTTCTTTGGAGGCTGTTAACATCCAAAGGCTTCTTCTCCCTGAGTCACTGAACACACCCTGCTGGGATTGCACAGAGCTGTATTATAAATGGGGCACACACATTTTCTGGCTCTTAGTGCGGGACAGTTCCACAGTTGCTGGAGTGAAAGACACATGGGACTCAACTACTGAAGGGGATTCCCAGGGAAGGCAGAATTTCACAGGTACCCATCCCTTGTTAAGGAGTGCATGAGCTTGACAAACCCAGTGCAACATGGGGGTGACTGGATAAAGAAGAGGTCTATTTTCCACTTTGCACAGCCTTTAAATATCCCAGGCCCTTTCTACTTCTGATGAGTTTGTTCCACTCTTCCAATCTTTCAGTCACCTGCAATATTTTTCTGCAATGTTCTTCTATTTGTTTGTGAAacgttgatgaaaatattgaatgtcTTCGGGCTTAGTACTGACCCTTTCAGCACTCCATTTCAAACAGCCCCGTTCCCTGAGAGTGACCCATTAGCAAGTGCTCCCTGAGATCCAGCACGTATCCAGCTTCTAAGTCATTTCACACATTCTACTGATATTGTGCAGTGATCCTTTTGAATCGAGATTTGCTCCAATATTAAATCAAGTGCCTAAGGGAAATCTGAGCTTATTTCACCTGATCTCTTACTCTTACTTGTGTGCTGTCATGAAAGGATTAAATTCGGTTAAACGGGTAagacccattttccataaaaccTGTTGTTAACTGGCATTAACTATAATCCtggattttattttacattaacCACATACCAGATTTCACATTGTTTTCTAACGTTGTCAATTTgtactttttttaaattccattttttaaatattttactttaccACACAAATGTACTgggcctttctttctttctttctttctttctcactccTGCTGCTTGGTAGCACACTTCTGGTTCTGAAAGTCTGAGCAGTTCATAATTCTGGCATTCAGAAGTCTAAGTTTCTCCTAGTGCCAGATGGTTTCCTGAGACTAGTAGATTTGTGGGCTGCTGTagactctggggtgggaccaaaagTTAGGAGTTCGGCATGCTAGAGGAGACTGCTGAGGAATAGCGTGAGCGTATGGGATCTGGGTGGTGGttagagtgcaggagcaggctggcagtTTGGTGCAGAGTTTGACCaggggtttgggtgcagaagcaggctgaggttgggggtgcagggtctgggcaagagACAGGGTGGGGGAGTCAGATGAGCATGTGGGTtccaggtgggagggagagtgcaggaacaggctggggtcggggtctgggaaggagggagtctgtgggagcaggctgagggtgggaaaCATTGTCTTGGTAGGAGGTAAGCTGCCGGAGAGGgttagggtgggggtgcagatctAGGAATGAAGGAGGCAGAGTGTGGGACCAGGCTGAGAACtggggcacttacctggctcAGCTCCTGGGAGGAAACAGGTAGATCCACATGGCCCTGTGCTTGCAGTCActatccctgctgctcccattggctgtgattcccagccaatcGCAGTGGTGCAGATGGAGCTTGCAGACAAGCACCACCAGTGGTgatgcacacagctccagcttgcagggggaagaggggaagtagcaccaggcagagctgcttcccctccccgcaTCAAGCAGAGCCACAGCACAATGGCTTtggggggctgcagctcagggccctggGATAAGGACCCCCACCTTAGCACAGGCCCCTGGTATGCAGCCCCTAAGGCAGCTTTCATAATCAGGCCCTGGGTTCTACTGTAGACACATTTTAACGTCCTCCATGAGTGCTGATGGACTGGAAAGTATTTCATCAGCAACTGAGGAACAAAACTCTTATTTTGATACGTGAACAGCTTCAGCAACATTGACAagtttcctttctctctctcagaaCTGATGTAAACTTTCTCTAGCATTTCTTTTGTTCTGGATGTACTTAATGACAACTTTGTTGTGCTACATTGCCCTGTTAAGCATGGTTTTTCCCCTGATCTCTTCAGCATTTCTTATCAGTTTTAATAATATCCCATACACACTGCTTGCAATCAGTTTATTTCATTTTcctagttctctctctctctctctcccacctctcctccccacgGCTGCCCCCTGCCTACCAGTTGCTGCTTTCCCTTTCCAGCTGAAGCTGGTTTTCAGCAAAGTTTTTAGCTGTATGCATGTGACTTTTTAGTTCTCTAATGAATGCCTCTAAGGAACTCACAGTTTTCATTCCTATTTTTCTGTCTAAATTTTCCTTCCAGTTTATTCTGCTCATCCTTTGCCTCAGCTTTGGGAAATTATCACAATCGAAGCACTGTCTATATATACCACTGAACTTTATTTGTCCATTTAAATGTAGTAAATCCCATTCTTTGTTTTCCTCTCTTCTACCACATGGAccactttttgttttttctataaactaaaccatcccagattTTTCAGTCTATCTGCATAAGACAGTACCCCCTATCTCATAGCCCATCTGGGAAACCCCTGTGCTATTTCTCTTATAGAAAGTGTGTGATCACAACTAAGAGCATATCGACAGCAGCTTATTCTCCAGCCTATTCTGTAGGTATCCCAACAGTTCTCTGTTTTGGCCACTGTTACAAATGAACAGGCGCTTCCAATGAGGGTTATCAATGCTCTCCAGGTCTGCTCCCTGGCGTAGATTCTAGTTGAAATGTTTCTgccagtatggctacgtctacatgtgcagccaacatcgaaatagtctatttcgatgaataacgtctacacgtcctccagggccagcaacgtcgatgttcaacttcgacgttgctcagcccaacatcgaaataggcgcagcgagggaatgtctacacgtcaaagtagcacacatcgaaatagggatgccaggcacagctgcagacagggtcacagggcggactcaacagcaagccgctcccttaaagggcccctcccagacacagttgcactaaacaacacaagatacacagagctgacaactggttgcagaccctgtgcctgcagcatagatccccagctgccgcagaagcagccagaagccctgggctaagggctgctgcccacggtgaccatagagccccgcaggggctggagagagagcgtctctcaaccccccagctgatggccgccatggaggacccagcaatttcgacgttgcgggacgcggatcgtctacacggtccctacttcgacgttgaacgtcgaagtagggtgctattcctatctcctcatgaggtcagcgacttcgacgtctcgccgcctaacgtcgaagttaacttcgacatagcgcccgacgcgtgtagccgcgacgggcgctatttcgaagttggtgccgctacttcgaagtagcgtgcacgtgtagacgcagcttacatgtCATGGCAAAAGCTTGGTTACTTTCCCCTCTTGGATGTTGGACAACCGGGTGATGGGGAAATCCCAGTCACATGGATTCTCTAGCGTGGATTTCATTGCAATAGCAAGCAATGATGGGTAACCAGTATGCACTCTCCTGTTCATTTTGGTTCCTAATAACATTTCCCACACAAAAACAGAGCAGAGCTATTGACTCATGGGGCACCACCGTGTGTGGAATTGGCATTAGTAAAAGCAGTTGTTCATAATTCATTTCTAAGAAGAGTGTAAATGCCATTTTGTGCAAGTGAAGAGTAATCGATGTGCTTCACCCATGAGAAGGATTCCAGCTGTGCATGCAGTGTCTCTTTTACATTTTCTCTCCATCCAGGACTTTGTACAGGGATCACTGCTACAGACCCTGGACGAATAAAGGAAGTCACAGGAACATCTGGTAACATACATTTACACTCAGAGTTGGATACTTTGTATTCTACTTCATGTCAGATTCCAACACAGCCAACTTCACCAACCCTTCCACCTTCATCCTCCTGGGCATTCCTGGACTGGAGGAGGCacatgtctggatctccatccccttctgtgccATGTATGCCATAGCTGTCTTGGGGAACTTCACCATCCTCTTCATTGTGAAGAGGGAGCCGAGCCTACATAAGCCAATGTATTATTTTGTCTGCATGTTGGCCATCACCGACCTGGTCCTGTCTACATCCATCCTGCCCAAAACactgagcatcttctggttcagTTCTAGAGAGATTGATTTTAATGCTTGtctcacccagatgttcttccttcACTGCTCCACAGTGGTTGAGTCTGGGATCTTTGTGGCAatggcttttgatcgctatgTTGCCATCTGtcatcccctgagacattccaccatcctgaGGAACCATGTGGTAGCCAAGATTGGCCTGGCCGCGGTGCTGCGTGGTGGCATACTTGTACTGCCATATCCCCTCCAGGCAAGGAAgtggccatattgcagaaccaGCATCATCCCCCACTCATACTGCAGGCATACAGCCATGTTGATGATGTCCTGTGCTGACATCCATGCCAGTAGTTACTTCAGCCTCTCTGTGCCATTCTTAGTGACTGGTTTGGATCTTGTTTTCATTGCAGTGTCCTATTGCCAGATTCTCAGGGCTCTCTTCAGCCTGCCCACAAAGGAGGCCCGGTTCAAGTCCTTTGGGACCTGCAGTTCCCATCTTTGTGCCTTCTTAGTCTTTTATATACCAGAAGCCTTATCTTCCGTCATGCATCGGTTTCGTCACCACGTGCCCCCACATGTCCTCATTCTCATTGCTAATGTGCACCTTCTGGCATCTCCCATGCTACACCCCGTCATCTATGGGATGAGAACCAAGCAAATCCGGAATAGGTTGCAGCAGTTCTTTTCTCATAAAAGGACATAAAGGTTTCTCTTGGTGCTTGTGCTCTCACCCAGTTCCATGCAGACCTCACTGGTAACATGGTTCTTGGCCCTTATTCCTGTATCACTTACTGGACAGTCAGACTGGGCCCTTTCCAGACCTTACTGTGCTGTGTCAGTGTGAGAAACTGGGGAACTGGTCTATGTTCAACTCACTGAGTTGCCATTGTTTTTACTGATTGTAACTGGACCCCTAAGTCCTCGATCTTTGCCAGTCCTCTTCCCCAAAGGCCCATCCCTGCTGTGCCTCTTCAGCCCAAGACCCTTCTGTGGTTTGTTTCATCTCAATGGTGGAAGGAGTGTAGGTGTTAGTGGGACACAACAGGGGTAGACGCAACGATGGTCTATGTACGAACAAGAGAATGGCCATTCTGGTTAAGGTGAATTTATCATCTGTTCCTAGTATCCTCTCTTTCAACAACAGCCAATCCAGGTCCCAGGGGGAATAAACAGAAGAGGGCAAGCAAGTGATTCATGTGCAGTCGGCCCCTTCCAGCTTCTGTTAAACACAGACTAGGGATGTCATAATTTCCCAtaatggctaatagccactgatctTGGCTGTCattaggcttgtctacactagctccctacttcaaagggacgATGGTAAGagggtgttaggagtttattaatgaagtactgcggtgcatatgcagcacttcattaagcaaattcccccctgcagcaacttcaaagcgttaaacttcgaagtgccagctcacgtctagccgcagctaacccgccGGTTCTTTGAAGCCCCTGGGGtacatcaaagtccctttactcctcaaaatgttaagtaaaaagacttcaaagttgcccaggcattgTAAAGTACCGgtaggtgagccacagctagacgcaagccagcatttcaaagtttaacacttcgaagttgcggtggggaggaatttgtttaatgaagagctgcataggcaccacagtacttcattaataaactcccaacaccccacttacCATCGTCCCGTCAAAGTAGGaaggtagcgtagacacagccactatatgctttggcaaggagttccacaggttgactatggaGAAATACTTTCtttggtgtttgttttaaatctagtTACTTTTAATTTCCTTGGAGGACCGCTAATTGTTATGTTATTTGAAGGAATAAACAACAGctcatttttctaaaataaaaaacaagccttcctgtagcaccttaaagactaacaatgagctttcatgtgtaagaCCCTTTTGGTTAGATTTCTGAAGAAccgagtcttacccacaaaagctcactacctaataaataaaattatccgTCTTGTAGGTGCTAAAGGACGGCTAGTTTTTTGTGAATTgtcagactaacatagctacccttcTGAGGTTAAGTCCTTATTCTACTTTCTGACAAAACTCCAAGATATTATAGATCTGTCTACTAGCCACCCTTAGTCATTTTCCCAGATAAAAAGTCCTAATATAATTAATTCCTCTTTATACCAAAGATGCTCCATGacactaattattttggttgaccttttctgaacattttaaaattccagtTATATCTTTTTTGATACAGGAAAACCAGATCTGCATGCACTATTTAATATATGGGTGATACATGGGTATATACTGAAGCAACATGATATTTTCTGTGATTATTTATCCCTTTCTTAAGGATTCCCAGCCCTGTATTACCTTATTTTGTTATTttcactgcacattgagtgagaatttgcagaaaaataatacataataatCACTCCAAGATTTCTTGCTTGAGTGGTAACTGCTAATTTAGATCCACTCATGTGATTATGTTTTCCACTGAGATAGTATGAGAGACAGAGAGTGTATTGGTCAAAGATCATTATAAACACAGACATGAATACAGTTTTTAAGTAATTTTCCTAAGCTGATGGTGGGCTTCAGACTTGCATAGAATTCTTTCCGAATTAAGCCATAGATCGGGGTGTTCAACCAATTAGAGACTGAGCCAAAATAGCTCtgaatagagtgcaaagagccacatatgcaTGTATGTTACATATCTAGATTAGGTCTGTCAATTAAACGGACATTAAATCCTGTGATTAAGGCAGAGCagacttaggccgtgtctacacgtgccccaaacttcgaaatggccacgcaaatggccatttcgaagtttactaatgaagcaccgaaatgcatattcagcgcttcattagcatgcgggcggcagcggtgcttcgaaattgacgcgggtagccgccgcgcagctcatccagacggggctccttttcgaaaggaccctgcctactttgaagtccccttattcctatgagctgatgggaataaggggacttcgaagtaggcaggatcctttcgaaaaggagccccgtctggacgagccgcacggcggcaacccgcatcaatttcgaaacgctgctgccgcccacatgctaatgaagcgctgaatatgcatttcaccgcttcattagtaaacttcgacatggccatttgtgtggccatttcaaagtttggggcacatgtagatgcagccttaaggTGTTAAAAACCTTAAAGCACATAAATGCTTGTTAATTGATGGCCCTGCTTTATATTCCCACTGCCTGAGGCTGTTGTAATCCAAAGCAGAGATAAGGTactacatggctacgtctacacgtgcacgctacatcgaaatagcttatttcaatgtagcaacatcgaaattcgatgaataacgtctacacgtcctccagggctggcaacgtcgacgttcaacttcgaagttgggcagcaccacatcgaaataggtgctgcgagggaacgtctacgcgccaaagtagcacacatcgaaataagggtgccaggaacagctgcagacagggtcacagcgcggactcaacagcaagccgctcccttaaagggccccttccagacacagttgcactaaacaacagaagatccacagagccaacaactggttgcagaccctgtgcatgcagcatgaatccccagctgccgcagcagcagccagaagccctgggctaagggctgctgcacacgatgaccataaagccccacaggggctggagaaagagcgtctctcaacccctcagctgatggccaccatggcggaccctgctatttcgatgttgcgggacacagattgtctacacgtggcctacttggacgttcaacttcgaagtagggcgctattcccatcccgtcatagggttaacgacttcgacgtctcgccacctaacgtcgatttcaacttcaaaatagcgcccaacacgtgtagccgtgacgggcgctatttcgaagttggcaccactactttgaagtagcgtgcacatgtagacgcggtccatgactgcttgctttgttttgtactGCAGTAGAaattgtgacagagagatagccgtgttagtctgtattctatcaaaaaaaaaagcagtctgacTGCTTTTTCGAAGTACAAATTGCTTTACATTCCCTAACAtgatttaaatatacattttgcAAGCCCTGACTTGCAGCAGGTTTGCTGTGCCATTTACCACCCAGAATAAAAAGTTTGTGTGTTGATTGGGAAGTAGTTTACTAGgtattgggggaggggcagagagcaaAAAGCTGAAGGTGATGGAAATAACTCTTGGAAAAATGCTGCCTTGCAGAACGGTAGCCATATGAATACTTCGGTGAAGGTGCAACATATTGTCTAGGGAGCTAGACAGACCCTCAATAAAATGAAAGGTtgtgattatttttctttttctaaaggcCTGGAGCATACCAATATCCTTTGTAGTGAGGGTGAATGGAATGTTATGGTTCAGGTCACAGGCTAAGGATTCCCAGGTCTCAGGTGGGAATTCCCCTTACCCCTGTCCCCACACATGGAACAGGTTTCTGCTGGCTGGTTCACTTTCCTCGGTCAGAAACTGGCTTCTGCCAGAGGCACAATACCAAATAAAATTCTGGTCCTTCCATGAGAATGTCTCTTGTGGATACCTTTTTCCCACCCCAGGACTCTGCATGGGGCTACGTtaaaagtcaacttccacatgacagtcccaGACAATGTActatgggaaggtagagggcagccatctctggggacgaaacaagttctgagctatctagaaaaactagatgtgcacaagtccatcgGTCTGggtttaatgcaccccagggtactgagggaattggcagaggtaaCTGCTGAACCTttagccattatccttgaagactcttggagatcaggggagataccggatgactggaaaaaggcaaacatagtgcccatctttaaaaaaggaaagaagaacaatccagggaactattgaccagtcagacttacctcagtccctgggaaaataatggaaagaatcctcaaggaatccattttggagcacttggaagagcggaaagtgatcaaaagtagccaacatggattcaccaggggcaagtcctgcctgaccaatctgattagcttctgtgaagGGCAGTGGtccatggctcaatatctggatggtggtcagtttcaagcagagtgtcgcaaggctctgttctggggctggtgttattcgacatctttattcatgacctggatgagggactcgattgcaccctcagcaagtttgcggatgttgcaaaactaggaggagatgtagatacattggagggtaaagataggatccagagtgacctggataaattggaggactgggccaaaagaaatctgatgaagttcaacaaggagaagtgtagagtcctgaacctggggcagaagaatcccaagaattgttacaggcgggggaccgactggctcagcagcagtatggtggaaagggacctaggggttatggtggaggaaaggctggatatgaataaacaatgtgcccttgtagccaagaaggctaatggcatactagggtgcattaggaggagcatttcgagcagagctagagaagtagttattcccctctatttggcactggtgaggccacatcctgaatattctgtccagttttgggccccccagtataaaaataatgtggatgtgctggagcaggttcagtggagggcaacaaaaatgattaagggtctggagcacaagacctatgaggacaagctgagggatttggggttgtttagtttacagaagagaatacTTAGGcgttatttaatagcagccttcaacttactgaaggacagctgtaaagaggagggtgagaaacagttctcagtggtgtcaaatggcaggacaaggagcaatggtctcaagagggagaggtgtaggttagatattagaaaaaactacttctctaggagggtggcgaagcattggagTGCGTTGCCTGAAGAGGTGATGGATTCTGCGTCTCCCAAGGTGTTTAAGTCCTGGATTGAGTCCTGgttgtgatgacttagtggggttgatcctgcttgaagcagggggctggactagatgacatcctgaggtcccttccagccctaggattctgtgattctgtgatctcatTGT contains:
- the LOC142002580 gene encoding olfactory receptor 52M1-like, whose product is MSDSNTANFTNPSTFILLGIPGLEEAHVWISIPFCAMYAIAVLGNFTILFIVKREPSLHKPMYYFVCMLAITDLVLSTSILPKTLSIFWFSSREIDFNACLTQMFFLHCSTVVESGIFVAMAFDRYVAICHPLRHSTILRNHVVAKIGLAAVLRGGILVLPYPLQARKWPYCRTSIIPHSYCRHTAMLMMSCADIHASSYFSLSVPFLVTGLDLVFIAVSYCQILRALFSLPTKEARFKSFGTCSSHLCAFLVFYIPEALSSVMHRFRHHVPPHVLILIANVHLLASPMLHPVIYGMRTKQIRNRLQQFFSHKRT